In one window of Solanum pennellii chromosome 2, SPENNV200 DNA:
- the LOC107010347 gene encoding uncharacterized protein LOC107010347 isoform X2 — MANHGGVGSRFVSVNLNKSYGQSPHHDNKSYSGSIGPAAGVGRGRSGSGGGGMVVLSRHRSTQKIGPKLSVPPPLNLPSLRKEHEKFDLSGSGGGTSGGGGQGNGPRPSSSGMGWTKPAAVALQDKDVNTDGQVVDGLDHTGHGIDGFNQVSGSYMPPSARVSGIGAAVTGPAKSFPLTVEKVSVLRGEDFPSLQAALPVSSGQANKQKDSLSQKQKQVSGEGSSDEQRDSYNMSSVVDMRPHGHSSRHATGNGLAENGYESHGLSSARRADQPRKQEDFFPGPLPLVRLNPRFDWADDERDTGHGFADRARDIGISKVDNYWDRDFDMPRTSVLPHKPVHNQYERRAPRETLTGNGFSTDQRGDSYSRDLRTPSREGREASTWRNSIHSRDGNVPYIANDRNAVSLGGSVVNKDLGKDNKYVPPHFGDTARDGSFTGNQDYSYGRKDMGLITDGKQRWNHANETSNSRGVERMTQDRLGSELSSRYRRDGFQNISGPKSSFSSVGKSLPLGDPVLNVGRDKYVSRGERPYKEDPYLKDFESAGFDERDLFSGGLAGVIKRKKDVAKQTDFYDPVRESFEAELERVQQMQELERQRVMEEQERALEQSRREEEERLRLIREEEERRLKLEEEARETAWRAEQERLDAVRRAEEQRIAREEEKKRIFMEEERRKQAAKQKLLELEAKIAKRQTEVTKTDTLIVTTEEKISAMSKEIDISGASDVDNWDESERMVERLTTSASFDTAVLSRSSDVSSQHCSSRESFTNFPDRGRPINSWRGDVFESGSSSPMHLRDQDIDHHSPRRDVSAGGRAAPRKDLSGAAGYLASGNYAKGGREGYTDEFSHRKEHRWNVSMDADPYIRNRDMDTEFNDNLADRYGDIGWGQARSRSNARFPYPDRLYQNSEADEPYSYGKSRYAVRQPRVLPPPSLSTMEKTFRGMNDHPGSSNFVDNESHYSHPRGGESTRQTGYFGGHPSELVASQQENALAEDAKLNKDVTPRCDSQSSLSVTSPPNSPPHLSHDELDESGDSPSESVAAEGKNASLSGYECTLLKDAMKMASSSLSAMEDEDWNVEDNGELQQQEEYDEDDDGYREEDEVREVDDENLDLNQEFEDLQLGQGELSRNIDNLVLGFDDGVEVAIPSDDFERNSRNEESVFDRPETSEGGSINGVQVNEKCLHPGQGGAPGASLDSSSNRVQEAEKTMQESEFRQRTEPHTSAASHLLDGIDAYCGPSLCAQQTFSSVGTPSSVGQTSVSSLASSSQPDLPVKLQFGLFSGPSLIPSPVPAIQIGSIQMPLHLHPPVGPSLTHIHPSQPPIFQFGQLRYSSTVSQGILPITAQSMSFGQPNVQAHYNTNQNSGCSMPPQLSQDTSTLVKVNVQSLSANQGHDFLVRPHDSKPVQGTAESKALTAIIAGIADASGRKLISELDIQVEAKGLNNADRQVQPSKEKGSDGNTSSVLGSIQSVSNERNSAGGRVQGQAYSNKGKRFTYAVKSSNSRSSFPTSDGSYSESSRFQRRPRRTVQRTEFRIRENSDSRQSSSTSFSNDSCHGDKLNQGGRAAIAVLARSGSKRSSFSSKLLKQNVELDSKSANVDSQEVDSSTKPSKDDGRASLHKNQNISHTGEGYLKRNISVEDVDAPLQSGVVRVFKQPGIEAPSDEDDFIEVRSKRQMLNDRREQREKEIKAKSRASKPPRKPRTTRQSTAILTSPNKISASVGGEISNKSNYSDIIASEVQGSAYKDVSTGFTAVVSQPLAPIGTPAGSNGSQADKQFHTAKLHQTTPGVGVSAGGDDLEPGLVFESKKNTENVTSSPLNSWGSGQINQQSQLEEAMSPARFEAHAASGGAHSSAVTEPILPSSSILTKDKAFSIAASPINSLLAGEKIQFGAVTSPTVLHTSSRVVSHGIGAPGSNRSEVQISRNISPDESDCTLFFEKDKCANDPCLNVQDSEAEAEAAASAVAVAAISSDEIVGNGLGSAISEAKTFEGDQQLSSQSRAEESLSVSLPADLNVETPPISLWQSLPSPQNSSSQILSHFPGGPPSHFPFYEMNPVLGGPIFAFGPHKESGGSQSQSQKATVSSSGPLGAWQQCHSTLDSFYGHPAGFTGPFISPPGGIPGVQGPPHMVVYNHFAPVGQYGQVGLSFMGTTYLPSGKQPDWKHTPSSSAMGINEADMNNVNIAGSQRNLTNMPSTVQHLGPASSIMPIAASPLAMFDVSPFQSSPELPVQARWSHVPASPLHSVPISHPLQQQAEGALPPKFGHGHSVDKSLSTNRFLESHPPEDSDGTPSFNIATVANAAQFPVEIGLGDSSKPGVTGGSVQSLASQSSSGCANAETGKIDALRNGVSNSGKDQSVSGFRTQTQQKNTSAGYNYHRGGGMSQRNMSGNDWSHRRMGFHGRNQSLGAVPSTKVKQIYVAKQTLGGTKTTG, encoded by the exons ATGGCCAATCATGGCGGTGTTGGGAGCAGATTCGTCTCTGTGAATTTGAATAAATCATATGGGCAGTCTCCTCATCATGATAATAAATCTTATAGTGGTTCTATTGGCCCAGCCGCCGGTGTCGGCCGTGGGCGGTCTGGTAGCGGAGGTGGAGGAATGGTTGTTCTGTCAAGGCATCGGAGTACTCAGAAAATTGGGCCGAAACTATCTGTTCCACCCCCCTTGAATTTGCCTTCATTGAGGAAAGAGCATGAGAAATTTGATTTATCAGGATCCGGTGGTGGGACATCAGGAGGTGGCGGTCAAGGAAATGGGCCGAGGCCATCATCTTCTGGTATGGGTTGGACTAAGCCTGCTGCTGTTGCATTGCAAGATAAAGATGTAAATACTGATGGTCAGGTTGTTGATGGTTTGGATCACACTGGGCATGGTATTGATGGCTTCAACCAGGTTAGTGGATCCTATATGCCCCCTTCAGCTCGTGTAAGTGGAATTGGAGCTGCAGTTACTGGTCCTGCTAAATCATTTCCTTTGACAGTTGAGAAAGTCTCAGTTTTGAGAGGTGAGGATTTTCCTTCCCTTCAAGCTGCATTGCCTGTCTCTTCGGGACAGGCAAACAAACAAAAGGATAGTTTGAGTCAAAAGCAGAAGCAGGTATCTGGTGAAGGGTCATCTGATGAACAAAGAGACAGTTACAACATGAGTTCGGTGGTTGATATGCGTCCTCATGGGCACTCTTCACGTCATGCTACTGGAAATGGCCTGGCAGAAAATGGGTATGAAAGTCATGGTTTGAGCAGTGCTCGCAGGGCGGATCAACCTCGGAAGCAGGAAGATTTCTTTCCGGGGCCACTTCCATTAGTGCGGTTGAATCCCAGATTCGATTGGGCTGATGATGAACGTGACACTGGACATGGATTTGCTGATAGGGCCAGAGATATTGGTATTTCAAAAGTTGATAACTATTGGGATAGAGATTTTGATATGCCTCGAACTAGCGTTTTACCCCATAAACCTGTTCATAACCAATATGAAAGGAGGGCTCCTAGAGAGACCCTGACTGGGAATGGGTTTTCCACTGACCAGAGAGGGGACAGTTATAGCAGGGATCTGAGAACACCTAGTAGAGAAGGTAGGGAAGCAAGCACATGGAGGAACTCAATTCATTCTAGAGATGGTAATGTTCCATACATAGCTAACGACAGAAATGCTGTTAGCTTGGGTGGATCTGTTGTTAACAAGGATTTAGGGAAAGATAACAAATATGTTCCGCCACATTTTGGGGACACTGCTCGTGATGGAAGTTTTACTGGAAATCAGGATTATTCATATGGAAGGAAGGACATGGGTCTTATTACTGACGGCAAACAACGCTGGAATCATGCAAATGAAACATCCAACAGTCGAGGGGTTGAGCGCATGACTCAAGATCGCCTTGGGAGTGAACTGTCCAGCAGATACAGGCGTGATGGATTTCAGAACATCTCTGGGCCAAAATCTTCGTTCTCATCTGTTGGGAAATCACTGCCTCTGGGTGACCCTGTTCTGAATGTGGGCAGGGATAAATATGTTTCAAGGGGCGAAAGGCCATACAAAGAGGATCCATACTTGAAAGACTTCGAATCTGCAGGATTTGATGAAAGGGATCTCTTTTCTGGAGGACTTGCTGGGGTGATCAAGAGAAAAAAGGATGTAGCTAAGCAGACTGATTTCTATGACCCTGTGAGAGAATCCTTCGAGGCTGAATTGGAGCGAGTTCAACAGATGCAAGAGCTTGAGCGACAACGAGTTATGGAAGAACAAGAAAGAGCATTGGAGCAATCTCGAAGGGAGGAAGAGGAGCGACTGAGACTGATTAGAGAAGAGGAAGAACGTCGGCTAAAGTTGGAAGAAGAAGCACGAGAAACTGCTTGGAGGGCAGAGCAAGAGCGCCTTGATGCAGTAAGAAGAGCTGAAGAGCAGAGAATTGCGAGAGAGGAAGAGAAAAAGAGGATCTTCATGGAGGAAGAAAGAAGGAAGCAGGCTGCTAAACAAAAGCTTTTGGAATTGGAGGCCAAGATAGCCAAGAGGCAGACTGAAGTAACAAAAACTGATACCTTAATTGTCACTACTGAAGAGAAAATATCTGCCATGAGTAAGGAAATAGATATTTCAGGGGCATCTGATGTGGATAATTGGGATGAGAGTGAAAGAATGGTGGAACGATTAACAACTTCAGCGTCTTTTGACACAGCCGTTTTAAGCAGATCTTCTGATGTAAGTTCCCAGCACTGCTCCTCTCGAGAGAGTTTCACAAATTTTCCAGACAGAGGAAGACCTATTAATTCGTGGAGAGGGGATGTATTTGAGAGTGGAAGCAGCTCACCAATGCATCTACGGGACCAAGATATTGATCATCATAGTCCAAGAAGGGATGTATCTGCTGGAGGCAGAGCAGCCCCCCGGAAAGATTTATCAGGTGCAGCTGGATATTTGGCTTCTGGGAATTATGCCAAAGGTGGGCGAGAAGGATATACAGATGAATTCAGCCATCGGAAAGAGCATAGGTGGAACGTTTCTATGGATGCTGATCCATACATCAGGAACAGGGACATGGACACCGAATTTaatgataatcttgcagatagGTATGGTGATATTGGTTGGGGGCAAGCTCGTTCTCGCAGCAATGCTCGCTTCCCTTACCCAGATCGGCTATATCAAAATTCTGAAGCAGATGAACCTTATTCCTATGGTAAGTCACGGTATGCAGTGAGACAGCCACGGGTACTTCCTCCACCCTCACTCTCTACTATGGAGAAAACTTTTAGGGGTATGAATGATCATCCTGGTTCATCAAACTTTGTTGACAATGAAAGCCATTATTCTCATCCTCGGGGAGGTGAATCTACAAGGCAGACGGGCTACTTTGGTGGACATCCATCTGAACTGGTTGCTTCCCAGCAGGAGAACGCACTTGCAGAAGACGCAAAATTGAATAAAGATGTGACCCCAAGATGTGATTCACAATCTTCTCTATCTGTCACAAGCCCCCCAAATTCTCCTCCTCATCTCTCTCATGATGAGTTGGATGAATCTGGGGATTCTCCTTCAGAATCTGTTGCGGCAGAAGGTAAAAATGCAAGTCTCTCTGGATATGAATGCACTCTCTTAAAGGATGCCATGAAGATGGCTTCCAGTTCTCTCTCTGCCATGGAGGATGAAGACTGGAACGTGGAAGATAATGGTGAATTGCAGCAGCAAGAAGAgtatgatgaggatgatgatggtTATAGGGAAGAGGATGAAGTGCGTGAAGTTGATGATGAGAATCTTGACCTGAACCAAGAATTTGAAGATCTGCAATTAGGTCAGGGAGAATTATCTCGCAATATAGATAATTTGGTTTTGGGTTTTGATGATGGTGTTGAAGTTGCAATACCCAGTGATGATTTCGAGAGGAACTCACGGAATGAAGAAAGTGTATTTGATAGACCTGAAACCTCTGAAGGTGGATCTATAAATGGGGTTCAAGTTAATGAAAAATGCCTTCATCCTGGTCAAGGGGGGGCCCCTGGGGCAAGTTTGGATAGCTCTTCTAACAGGGTACAGGAAGCTGAAAAAACTATGCAAGAATCTGAATTTAGACAGAGAACTGAACCTCACACTTCAGCAGCGTCACACCTATTGGATGGTATTGATGCTTATTGTGGCCCTAGCCTATGTGCTCAGCAAACTTTCTCATCTGTTGGCACCCCATCTTCTGTTGGTCAGACTAGTGTGTCAAGTTTAGCTTCTTCTAGTCAACCTGATTTACCTGTTAAGCTTCAGTTTGGCCTGTTTTCTGGTCCTTCTTTGATACCTTCACCAGTACCAGCCATCCAAATTGGTTCCATTCAAATGCCTCTTCATCTTCACCCACCAGTTGGTCCATCCCTTACTCATATACATCCATCACAGCCTCCTATCTTCCAATTTGGTCAGCTCAGGTATTCATCTACTGTCTCACAAGGGATTCTGCCAATCACTGCTCAGTCGATGTCTTTTGGTCAGCCCAATGTGCAGGCTCATTACAATACCAATCAAAACTCGGGATGTTCTATGCCTCCCCAACTTTCTCAAGATACTTCTACTCTGGTGAAAGTCAATGTTCAATCTCTTTCAGCAAATCAGGGACATGATTTTCTAGTGAGACCTCATGACAGTAAGCCAGTACAAGGAACTGCAGAAAGCAAAGCTCTTACGGCCATCATTGCTGGGATTGCTGATGCTAGTGGTAGAAAACTTATCTCGGAGTTAGATATCCAAGTTGAAGCTAAGGGCTTGAATAATGCAGATAGGCAAGTGCAGCCATCTAAGGAGAAGGGATCTGATGGCAACACGTCCTCTGTGCTGGGATCAATTCAGTCAGTTTCCAATGAGAGAAATTCTGCTGGGGGCAGGGTTCAAGGCCAAGCATACAGCAACAAGGGGAAGAGATTCACGTATGCTGTAAAAAGTTCTAATTCCAGGTCATCTTTCCCAACTTCTGATGGTTCTTATTCTGAGTCTAGTAGATTTCAAAGACGACCTCGTCGGACAGTTCAGCGAACTGAATTTCGAATCCGTGAAAATTCAGATAGTAGGCAATCATCCAGCACTAGTTTTTCTAATGACTCTTGTCATGGTGATAAGTTAAATCAGGGTGGAAGAGCTGCCATAGCGGTTCTGGCAAGAAGTGGATCAAAGAGAAGCTCCTTTTCTAGTAAGCTACTGAAGCAAAATGTGGAGTTAGATTCTAAGTCAGCAAATGTTGATTCTCAGGAGGTTGACTCTAGTACCAAGCCAAGCAAGGATGACGGAAGGGCATCACTGCACAAAAATCAGAATATTTCGCACACCGGTGAGGGATATCTAAAAAGGAACATATCTGTTGAGGATGTTGATGCTCCATTGCAAAGTGGTGTTGTACGTGTTTTTAAACAGCCTGGCATAGAAGCACCCAGTGATGAAGATGACTTTATTGAAGTCAGGTCTAAGAGGCAAATGCTGAATGATCGGCgagaacaaagagaaaaagaaatcaaGGCGAAATCCCGTGCTTCTAAG CCTCCACGCAAACCTAGGACAACCAGACAGAGTACTGCAATTTTAACTAGCCCAAATAAAATCTCGGCATCTGTGGGTGGAGAAATATCAAATAAGAGTAACTATTCAGATATTATTGCTTCAGAGGTGCAAGGATCTGCTTATAAGGATGTGTCCACTGGATTTACTGCTGTGGTGTCGCAGCCACTGGCTCCAATTGGAACACCTGCTGGGAGCAACGGATCTCAGGCTGATAAACAATTTCATACAGCCAA GTTGCACCAAACCACCCCAGGTGTTGGTGTTTCTGCTGGTGGAGATGACCTTGAGCCAGGGTTGGTGTTTGAGAGCAAGAAAAATACAGAGAATGTTACATCATCACCTCTAAACTCTTGGGGTAGTGGACAGATCAATCAACAG AGCCAACTTGAAGAGGCTATGAGCCCTGCTAGGTTTGAAGCACATGCAGCTTCTGGGGGAGCTCACAGTAGTGCAGTCACTGAGCCCATTTTACCATCATCATCCATCTTAACGAAGGACAAAGCTTTTTCTATTGCTGCAAGTCCAATTAACTCGCTGCTTGCTGGCGAAAAAATTCAATTTG GTGCTGTTACATCCCCAACGGTCCTTCATACTAGTAGTCGTGTTGTTTCACATGGGATTGGAGCTCCAGGGTCTAATCGATCTGAAGTACAAATTTCCCGTAATATTTCTCCAGATGAAAGTGATTGTACCCTTTTCTTTGAGAAAGATAAATGTGCCAATGATCCATGTCTAAATGTACAAGATTCTGAGGCTGAAGCAGAAGCAGCTGCTTCTGCTGTTGCTGTAGCAGCTATCAGCAGTGATGAAATTGTTGGGAATGGACTTGGCTCTGCTATTTCAGAAGCTAAAACTTTTGAAG GTGATCAGCAATTGAGCAGCCAATCAAGGGCAGAAGAGTCTCTTAGTGTATCTCTTCCTGCTGATCTCAATGTTGAAACTCCTCCGATATCATTGTGGCAGTCCCTACCAAGTCCCCAGAATTCTTCTAGCCAAATCCTATCTCATTTTCCTGGTGGCCCGCCATCTCATTTTCCTTTCTATGAGATGAATCCCGTGTTGGGTGGTCCTATTTTTGCCTTTGGTCCACATAAGGAATCGGGTGGCTCCCAATCACAGTCGCAGAAAGCTACTGTGTCTAGCTCAGGTCCACTTGGTGCATGGCAACAATGCCATTCTACGTTAGACTCATTCTACGGACATCCAGCAGGTTTCACTGGCCCTTTCATAAGCCCACCTGGAGGTATCCCGGGAGTTCAAGGTCCTCCGCACATGGTGGTCTATAATCATTTTGCTCCAGTTGGACAGTATGGCCAGGTTGGATTAAGCTTTATGGGTACTACTTATTTACCTTCTGGAAAGCAGCCTGATTGGAAGCACACACCCTCATCCTCCGCAATGGGTATCAACGAGGCGGATATGAATAACGTAAATATTGCTGGTTCTCAGCGAAATTTAACGAATATGCCTTCTACCGTGCAGCACCTTGGCCCTGCTTCATCAATTATGCCCATAGCTGCTTCTCCTCTGGCCATGTTTGATGTTTCTCCTTTCCAG TCTTCACCTGAACTGCCAGTCCAAGCTCGCTGGTCTCATGTCCCTGCATCGCCTCTTCATTCTGTTCCCATTTCTCACCCCTTGCAGCAGCAAGCTGAAGGTGCATTGCCTCCTAAATTTGGGCACGGTCATTCTGTTGATAAGTCATTGAGTACCAATAGGTTCTTGGAATCTCATCCTCCAGAAGACTCTGATGGTACCCCCAGTTTTAATATTGCGACAGTTGCCAATGCAGCTCAGTTTCCTGTTGAAATTGGTCTTGGAGATTCCTCCAAGCCAGGGGTTACTGGTGGTTCTGTTCAGAGTTTGGCCAGTCAAAGCTCCTCTGGATGTGCTAATGCAGAAACAGGCAAAATTGATGCTCTCAGAAATGGTGTCAGCAACAGTGGTAAAGATCAaagtgtcagtggtttcagaaCGCAGACCCAGCAGAAGAATACCTCTGCAGGCTACAACTATCACAGGGGTGGTGGAATGTCTCAGAGAAATATGTCTGGAAATGATTGGTCCCATCGCAGAATGGGTTTCCATGGCAGAAATCAGTCCTTGGGTGCGGTTCCATCTACTAAGGTGAAACAAATATACGTGGCTAAGCAAACCCTTGGAGGGACAAAAACCACGGGATGA